DNA from Arthrobacter sp. SLBN-112:
ATCATGTTCTTGATGTAGTCAGCGTGGCCGGGGGCGTCAACGTGTGCGTAGTGACGCTTCTCGGTCTGGTACTCCACGTGGGAGATGTTGATGGTAATACCGCGCTGACGCTCTTCGGGTGCAGAGTCGATCGACGCGAAGTCACGCTTCTCGTTGAGAGTCGGGTACTTGTCGTACAGCACCTTGGAAATGGCGGCCGTCAGCGTCGTCTTACCGTGGTCAACGTGACCAATGGTGCCGATGTTGACGTGCGGCTTAGTCCGCTCGAACTTTGCCTTTGCCACAGGTTCCTCCTAGAACGTTTTCAAATGACATACCTTTCAGCCGCGCTTGTCGCGGCAGAAACTCAGGTAAGTCTACTTGGGGGGCTTTGGATTGGTGAAATCTCAGATTCAGGAACTAATACTAATCCCCTGAGCCTGTTCGTGCAGGGGCCGGAAACCGGCTTGCCGGATGAATCCGACCGGCCCGGCCACCTGCACCGGCTGCGCTGTCCGCTGGGGGCCAGCTCAACCGAGGTGTTCGCGTTGAAAGTCCGGGAGGACTACTCGCCGCGGGACTTCTGGATGATCTCGTCGGCGACAGCCTTCGGGACCTCGGCGTAGCTGTTGAACGTCATGGAGTACACAGCGCGGCCCTGGGTCTTGGAGCGCAGGTCACCGATGTAGCCGAACATGCCGGACAGCGGAACGTGCGCACGGATGACCTTGACGCCCTGTGCATCTTCCATGGACTGCATCTGGCCACGGCGGGAGTTGAGGTCACCGATCACTTCACCCATGTATTCCTCAGGGGTGCGGACCTCGACATCCATCAGGGGTTCGAGCAGGACCGGGTTCGCCTTGCGGGCGGCTTCCTTGAAAGCCATCCGGCCGGCAATCTTGAACGCCATTTCCGAGGAGTCGACATCGTGGTACGCGCCGTCAATCAGCGTGGCCTTGATACCGACAACCGGGTAACCGGCCAGGACGCCGTCGTTCAGTGCATCCTGGATACCGGCGTCAACGGACGGGATGTACTCGCGGGGAACGCGGCCACCGGTGACCTTGTTCTCAAACTCGTACAGCTCGCCTTCAGCGGTGTCCAGCGGCTCGATCGCAATCTGGATCTTTGCGAACTGACCCGAACCACCGGTCTGCTTCTTGTGGGTGTAGTCGTGACGCTCCACAGCCCGCTTGATGGTTTCGCGGTAAGCAACCTGCGGCTTGCCAACGTTGGCTTCGACCTTAAACTCGCGGCGCATGCGGTCCACCAGGATGTCCAGGTGGAGCTCGCCCATGCCGGCGATGATGGTCTGGCCGGTGTCTTCGTTGAGGGACACCTGGAAGGTGGGGTCCTCAGCGGAGAGCTTCTGGATAGCCGTGGAGAGCTTCTCCTGGTCACCCTTGGTGTTCGGCTCGATGGCAACCGAGATCACGGGCTCCGGGAAGCTCATGGACTCGAGGACGATCTGGTTGGCGGAGTCGCACAGGGTGTCACCCGTGGTGGTGTCCTTCAGACCGATGGCTGCGTAGATGTGGCCTGCGGTAGCGCCTTCAACAGGCATTTCCTTGTTGGCGTGCATCTGGAACAGCTTGCCGATGCGCTCCTTCTTGCCCTTGGTGGAGTTGACCACCTGGGCGCCTGCTTCCACGTGACCGGAGTACACGCGGATGAAGGTGAGCTGGCCGAAGAACGGGTGCGCAGCAATCTTGAAGGCCAGTGCGGAGAAGGGTTCTTCAGAAGAAGGCTTGCGGGTCAGTTCCTTCTCTTCGTCGCGGGGGTCGTGACCGACCATCGGCGGGACGTCGAGCGGGTTCGGCAGGTAGTCGACAACTGCATCGAGCATGGGCTGAACGCCACGGTTCTTGAACGCGGAACCGCAGAAGATCGGGTACAGCTCGGAGTTGATCGTCATCTTGCGGATGCCGGCCTTGAGCTCGTCGATCGAGATCTCTTCGCCCTCAAGGTACTTGTCCATGAGTTCTTCGGAGGACTCTGCGACGGTCTCAACGAGGTTCGCGCGGTACTCTTCGGCCTTCTCCTGGAGGTCAGCCGGGATCTCGCGGATCTCGTACTTGGCACCCATGGTGACGTCACCCTTGGCATCGCCGGGCCACACCAGTGCACGCATGTAGAGCAGGTCCACGACGCCGATGAAGTCGTTCTCGGCACCGATGGGCAGCTGCATGACCAGCGGCTTGGCGCCCAGGCGGCTGATGATGGTGTCTACGGTGAAGTAGAAGTCGGCACCGAGCTTGTCCATCTTGTTGACGAAGCAGATGCGGGGAACGTTGTACTTGTCAGCCTGGCGCCAAACGGTCTCAGACTGCGGCTCAACGCCTTCCTTGCCATCGAAAACGGCAACTGCACCGTCGAGGACGCGCAGGGAGCGCTCAACCTCAACAGTGAAGTCCACGTGGCCGGGGGTGTCGATGATGTTGATCTGGTTGTTTTCCCAGAAGCAGGTCACGGCGGCAGACGTGATGGTGATGCCGCGTTCCTTTTCCTGTTCCATCCAGTCGGTGGTCGACGCGCCGTCGTGCGTTTCGCCGATCTTGTGGTTCACACCCGTGTAGAACAGGATGCGCTCGGTTGTGGTGGTCTTGCCGGCATCAATGTGGGCCATGATGCCGATGTTGCGGACCTTACTAAGGTCGGTAAGCACGTCCTGTGCCACGGGGTCTCCTTTTGGGATGGACTACGCGTTCGCCGCCGGCTCGATCGAGCCGGCGGCGTCCGGGGAGTATTACCAGCGGTAGTGTGCGAAGGCCTTGTTGGACTCGGCCATCTTGTGGGTGTCTTCGCGACGCTTCACAGCGGCACCGAGACCGTTGGAGGCATCCAGGATTTCGTTCTGGAGGCGCTCGGTCATGGTCTTTTCACGGCGGGCCTTGGAGTAGCCAACCAGCCAGCGCAGGGCGAGTGCGGTGGAGCGGCCCGGCTTGACCTCAACCGGAACCTGGTAGGTGGCGCCACCGACGCGGCGGGAGCGGACCTCAAGCGAAGGCTTGACGTTGTCCATGGCCTTCTTCAGGGCTGCAACGGGGTCGCCGCCGGACTTGGCGCGTGCGCCTTCGAGTGCACCATAGACGATGCGCTCTGCCGTGGACTTCTTGCCGTCAACGAGAACCTTGTTGATGAGCTGGGTTACCAGCGGGGAACCGTATACCGGATCCGAAACGAGCGGCCGCTTGGGGGCCGGACCCTTGCGAGGCATATTACTTCTTCTCCATCTTTGCGCCGTAGCGGCTGCGGGCCTGCTTACGGTTCTTCACACCCTGGGTATCGAGGGCGCCACGGACGATCTTGTAGCGGACACCCGGGAGGTCCTTCACACGACCACCGCGAACGAGCACAATGGAGTGCTCCTGCAGGTTGTGGCCAACACCGGGGATGTAGGCGGTAACTTCCACGCCGCCGTTGAGGCGCACACGGGCCACCTTACGCAGAGCCGAGTTCGGCTTCTTCGGGGTGGTGGTGTAGACGCGGGTGCAGACACCGCGGCGCATGGGGCTGCCGTTCAGCGCGGGAGCCTTGGTCTTTTTGACCTTAGGCGTGCGGCCCTTGCGGACCAGCTGGTTAATCGTAGGCACTCTCGTGTTCTCCGTTTTTCCGGAGTGGCTGTTTCCGGCCACTCTCCTGTTGCGTTGCCCCGCCGCCCGGGCCTTGAAGAAGATCTCCAGGGCGGCGAAGGCGAAGCCTTAATAGTCGGATCGCATTCCCGGGGGCGACTGGCGTCGGACAAGTCCCTAGGCATGCAAAAATGTGGCATACGTTGCACAAGAACCCTGCAAACCGGAAACGTCGCTCAGGCCCAGCCTTTCAGCTGAAACCGGCGCTCTCATCCACTGCCACAATAACAATTGGTAACAAGTCTAGCATGGACGGGCTCCATGCCTTAATCGGAGCCCACTCCCCCGATCGATTGCTCCGTAGTTGTCGTTCTGGGCGACCACAACGACAACTACGGAGCAGTCGATGGTTAAACGGGGATGGTCCCCCACCTTTCGGTGCGGGACCATCCCTTTGTACGGCTCTACCGGATGCGGTTACCGGAAGTCGTTGCCCAGGTCGTAGTCATCCAGCGGGATGGCGTGGAACTCGGGAGCTCCGTCACCGCCCAGGGTGTCGTACGAGAAGTCACTGAATGCGCTGGGGCCGGTGAACAGGTTGGCCTTTGCTTCCTCAGTGGGCTCCACGGTGACCTCGGTGTAGCGCGGGAGGCCCGTGCCGGCCGGGATCAGCTTACCGATGATGACGTTTTCCTTCAGGCCCAGCAGCGGATCGCTCTTGCCTTCCATGGCCGCCTGCGTCAGGACGCGGGTGGTCTCCTGGAAGGAAGCTGCGGACAGCCA
Protein-coding regions in this window:
- the fusA gene encoding elongation factor G codes for the protein MAQDVLTDLSKVRNIGIMAHIDAGKTTTTERILFYTGVNHKIGETHDGASTTDWMEQEKERGITITSAAVTCFWENNQINIIDTPGHVDFTVEVERSLRVLDGAVAVFDGKEGVEPQSETVWRQADKYNVPRICFVNKMDKLGADFYFTVDTIISRLGAKPLVMQLPIGAENDFIGVVDLLYMRALVWPGDAKGDVTMGAKYEIREIPADLQEKAEEYRANLVETVAESSEELMDKYLEGEEISIDELKAGIRKMTINSELYPIFCGSAFKNRGVQPMLDAVVDYLPNPLDVPPMVGHDPRDEEKELTRKPSSEEPFSALAFKIAAHPFFGQLTFIRVYSGHVEAGAQVVNSTKGKKERIGKLFQMHANKEMPVEGATAGHIYAAIGLKDTTTGDTLCDSANQIVLESMSFPEPVISVAIEPNTKGDQEKLSTAIQKLSAEDPTFQVSLNEDTGQTIIAGMGELHLDILVDRMRREFKVEANVGKPQVAYRETIKRAVERHDYTHKKQTGGSGQFAKIQIAIEPLDTAEGELYEFENKVTGGRVPREYIPSVDAGIQDALNDGVLAGYPVVGIKATLIDGAYHDVDSSEMAFKIAGRMAFKEAARKANPVLLEPLMDVEVRTPEEYMGEVIGDLNSRRGQMQSMEDAQGVKVIRAHVPLSGMFGYIGDLRSKTQGRAVYSMTFNSYAEVPKAVADEIIQKSRGE
- the rpsL gene encoding 30S ribosomal protein S12; the protein is MPTINQLVRKGRTPKVKKTKAPALNGSPMRRGVCTRVYTTTPKKPNSALRKVARVRLNGGVEVTAYIPGVGHNLQEHSIVLVRGGRVKDLPGVRYKIVRGALDTQGVKNRKQARSRYGAKMEKK
- the rpsG gene encoding 30S ribosomal protein S7; translation: MPRKGPAPKRPLVSDPVYGSPLVTQLINKVLVDGKKSTAERIVYGALEGARAKSGGDPVAALKKAMDNVKPSLEVRSRRVGGATYQVPVEVKPGRSTALALRWLVGYSKARREKTMTERLQNEILDASNGLGAAVKRREDTHKMAESNKAFAHYRW